The Pseudanabaena galeata CCNP1313 genome includes a region encoding these proteins:
- a CDS encoding phage holin family protein — MIGYFLTILATALGLLIVDLIVPGVDISNFPSALLAAIVIGLVNAFIRPILQVLSLPLTFITLGLFSFVVNGILLWLASVIVPGFTMNGLLAFILAPIVLSFCSTFLNKYFAERRTGS, encoded by the coding sequence ATGATTGGATACTTTCTGACTATACTAGCAACTGCTTTGGGACTTCTCATTGTCGATCTAATTGTTCCTGGTGTGGATATTTCTAACTTTCCTTCGGCGTTACTAGCTGCGATCGTAATTGGTTTGGTCAATGCCTTCATTAGACCAATTTTACAAGTCTTGTCACTACCCCTAACTTTCATTACTCTAGGATTGTTTTCCTTCGTTGTGAATGGAATATTGCTATGGCTTGCCTCAGTTATTGTTCCTGGATTTACGATGAATGGTCTCTTAGCCTTTATCCTAGCTCCCATCGTTCTATCTTTTTGCAGTACTTTCCTTAATAAATACTTTGCAGAGAGAAGAACTGGTAGTTAA
- a CDS encoding GntR family transcriptional regulator encodes MLLSSPRPIQRSQSLREQTYQVLRSAILSGEFLAGSRLVETQIAEKLQVSRTPIREALQQLQQEQLVVADDNGNLRVVSFSTADAKHLYRCRLVLEQESVLEACKNANSEQLGKIELAIQQAEKAIAQQPNQLTSYQLLHIDYQFHRAIAECSGNPWLALLLDQLFDKMALLRMQTVQQNLKVLEIRSEHRQIYEAIVQRNHEEAFTALSNHLMSSQARVIHEIEQLQNQQS; translated from the coding sequence TTGTTGCTCTCTTCACCACGTCCTATCCAGCGTTCGCAATCTTTACGTGAGCAAACCTATCAGGTTTTGCGCTCAGCTATATTGTCAGGGGAATTTTTAGCTGGCTCACGTTTAGTAGAAACTCAAATTGCCGAGAAATTGCAAGTTAGTCGTACACCGATCCGTGAAGCTCTACAGCAATTGCAACAAGAACAGCTTGTCGTTGCTGATGACAATGGTAATTTGCGAGTGGTTAGTTTTTCAACGGCTGATGCAAAACATCTCTATCGTTGCCGCTTGGTACTAGAACAAGAATCAGTACTAGAAGCCTGCAAAAATGCTAATAGTGAGCAGTTGGGAAAAATCGAGTTGGCTATTCAACAGGCGGAAAAGGCGATCGCTCAGCAACCAAATCAACTAACTAGTTACCAGTTACTACATATTGATTATCAATTTCATCGGGCGATCGCTGAATGTTCTGGTAATCCTTGGTTAGCGCTTTTGCTGGATCAGCTATTTGACAAGATGGCTTTATTGCGAATGCAGACGGTGCAGCAAAATCTCAAGGTTTTAGAGATCAGATCAGAGCATCGTCAAATATATGAAGCGATCGTACAGCGTAATCATGAAGAAGCTTTCACGGCTCTAAGCAATCACTTAATGTCTAGTCAAGCCAGAGTTATTCACGAAATTGAGCAACTACAAAATCAACAAAGCTAA
- a CDS encoding IS4 family transposase yields the protein MLSNFPKIVKQLLKNLPQNDYPKLSTFLFVSCWLSYVLDQGQTSMRSLFQRLNMRGIDIDISTFSKASKTRCSNIFYNLFVDLRRQLKKEKKLGKEDLVLFPLDSTIVTLTSKLMWNQGYGQVKLFSGINICNNEPDGIVIHFGAGHDSKYGEPTIRAIPENGVGIMDRGFAKLERIRNLIKLKDRYFVIRVKNNINLELLDNGNAILGTGKDKVEVRLVIFSDLETRSEFRLATNLSETDNQTVSNDEIAEIYKKRWQIELLWKFLKMHLKLDRLITKNVNGITIQIYTCLIAYVLLELVNIPKEFGSKMLDKLRYLQAFMCENISYLHWFRRIVILS from the coding sequence ATGTTATCTAACTTCCCTAAGATTGTCAAACAACTACTCAAAAACTTGCCCCAAAACGATTATCCAAAGTTAAGTACATTTTTATTTGTATCTTGCTGGCTTAGTTATGTACTTGACCAAGGTCAAACAAGTATGAGAAGTCTATTCCAACGGTTGAATATGAGAGGAATTGATATAGACATATCAACATTTTCCAAAGCCAGTAAAACGAGATGTTCTAATATTTTTTATAATTTGTTTGTAGATTTAAGAAGGCAGCTAAAGAAAGAGAAAAAATTAGGTAAAGAAGATTTAGTATTATTTCCTCTAGATTCAACCATAGTTACCCTAACTAGTAAACTAATGTGGAATCAAGGATATGGACAAGTAAAACTGTTCAGTGGCATCAATATTTGCAACAATGAACCTGATGGTATAGTGATACATTTTGGTGCTGGACATGACAGTAAATATGGTGAACCAACAATAAGAGCAATACCAGAAAATGGAGTTGGGATAATGGATCGAGGTTTTGCTAAGCTTGAACGTATCAGGAATTTAATAAAATTAAAAGACCGCTATTTTGTAATTAGGGTGAAGAACAACATTAACCTAGAATTATTAGATAATGGTAATGCTATATTAGGGACAGGTAAAGATAAAGTAGAAGTAAGATTAGTTATTTTTTCAGATTTAGAAACCCGTAGTGAATTTCGACTAGCAACAAACTTGTCAGAGACAGACAATCAAACAGTAAGTAATGACGAAATTGCAGAGATATATAAAAAGCGATGGCAAATTGAACTGCTTTGGAAGTTCTTGAAAATGCATTTGAAGTTAGATCGATTGATCACTAAAAATGTCAATGGTATTACTATTCAAATTTACACTTGCTTAATTGCTTATGTTTTACTAGAGCTAGTCAATATACCAAAAGAGTTTGGTTCAAAGATGTTAGATAAACTGCGATATTTACAAGCATTTATGTGTGAGAATATTAGCTACTTACATTGGTTTAGGAGGATAGTGATTTTAAGCTGA
- a CDS encoding BON domain-containing protein: protein MNKKIASLLLTSSLLITVVSCTDARTSSDAPEPNANYSTSNPTASPQNTQAAVDDAQDETRKRQLESNIRAREQRNDAMGDTAMRPDSDLASEVRSKLEANIPRGILTVESKDANVVVSGTVSSAEELERIKSLAMEIKGVKTVEVKATMN, encoded by the coding sequence ATGAATAAAAAAATTGCTTCCCTGCTACTAACGAGTTCTCTTTTAATTACAGTAGTATCTTGCACCGATGCTCGAACTTCATCTGATGCTCCTGAGCCTAACGCAAACTACAGCACTAGTAACCCTACCGCCTCGCCCCAAAACACTCAAGCGGCTGTGGATGATGCTCAAGATGAAACTCGTAAGAGGCAGTTGGAATCTAACATTCGTGCGCGTGAGCAACGCAATGACGCAATGGGTGATACAGCAATGCGACCAGATAGTGATCTGGCTAGTGAAGTTCGCAGCAAATTGGAAGCGAATATTCCTAGAGGGATTTTAACTGTAGAGTCCAAAGATGCAAATGTTGTCGTGTCAGGAACCGTTTCTTCTGCTGAGGAACTTGAGAGAATCAAGAGTTTAGCAATGGAAATCAAGGGTGTTAAAACCGTCGAGGTTAAAGCAACAATGAACTAA
- the purE gene encoding 5-(carboxyamino)imidazole ribonucleotide mutase — protein MQNQPQVSIIMGSDSDLPTMQGAIAICQQFNIPHEVAIISAHRTPERMVEFAKNAHMRGIKVIIAGAGGAAHLPGMVAALSPLPVIGVPVSTRQLSGVDSLYSIVQMPKGIPVATVAIGNADNAGLLAVQILASHDPQLLEQVIAYRQSLKDIVMEKQDKLDELGSEKYLHQM, from the coding sequence ATGCAAAATCAACCACAAGTCAGCATCATTATGGGTAGTGATTCTGACCTACCAACCATGCAAGGCGCGATCGCAATTTGTCAGCAGTTCAATATTCCCCACGAAGTCGCGATTATTTCTGCTCATCGCACTCCTGAAAGAATGGTGGAATTTGCGAAGAATGCCCATATGCGAGGAATTAAAGTAATTATTGCAGGAGCGGGCGGGGCTGCTCACTTACCAGGAATGGTAGCGGCGCTTTCGCCTTTGCCTGTAATTGGCGTGCCAGTCTCTACTAGACAACTTAGCGGCGTTGATTCTCTCTATTCGATTGTGCAAATGCCCAAGGGAATTCCTGTGGCAACTGTGGCGATCGGTAATGCTGATAATGCAGGACTTTTAGCAGTTCAGATTCTCGCTAGCCATGACCCTCAACTTCTTGAACAAGTAATTGCTTATCGTCAATCGCTAAAAGATATCGTGATGGAAAAGCAAGATAAGCTAGATGAACTAGGAAGTGAAAAATATTTGCATCAAATGTAG
- a CDS encoding YqaE/Pmp3 family membrane protein: MKLILGILLPPLGVFLTYGFSTTLLINIGLTLLGWVPGIIHAVWAISKQGEQTNN; the protein is encoded by the coding sequence ATGAAACTAATTCTAGGCATTCTTCTTCCCCCCCTTGGTGTTTTTCTAACTTACGGATTTAGCACCACTCTATTAATCAATATTGGACTCACTCTATTAGGGTGGGTTCCTGGCATTATTCACGCTGTTTGGGCGATCTCTAAACAGGGCGAGCAGACAAATAATTAG
- a CDS encoding signal transduction histidine kinase (STHK), LytS, translating into MIGQIGQNRRATGTFSTHHDAESALGELRSSEFNMDQISIIGNNVNRNSDMAGAQKGEHLNDLDNKDIDNKVGEGAATGAASGGAVGGLTGLLVGLGLVAIPGVGPVMLAGAAATALATTLTGGAIGAAAGGLVGGLVGLGIPKDRAKVYSDRVDQGDYLVMVDGNDQEIRQAEEIFQRNGIREWGIYNSDNASTRTGDVSLR; encoded by the coding sequence ATGATTGGACAAATTGGACAAAACAGACGTGCTACAGGTACATTCTCGACTCACCACGACGCTGAATCAGCTTTGGGTGAATTGAGAAGTAGCGAATTCAATATGGATCAAATTTCGATCATTGGTAACAATGTTAATCGCAATTCTGATATGGCTGGCGCTCAAAAAGGTGAACACCTTAATGATCTTGACAATAAAGATATTGACAACAAAGTGGGTGAAGGTGCTGCTACAGGGGCTGCCTCTGGTGGTGCAGTTGGAGGACTAACTGGCTTGCTCGTAGGATTGGGACTTGTTGCCATCCCTGGAGTTGGCCCTGTGATGTTGGCTGGTGCGGCGGCTACGGCTTTGGCGACGACTCTCACTGGTGGTGCGATCGGCGCAGCCGCAGGTGGTCTCGTAGGAGGATTGGTTGGTTTGGGTATTCCCAAAGACCGTGCCAAAGTCTATAGCGATCGCGTAGATCAAGGAGATTACTTGGTAATGGTTGACGGCAATGATCAAGAGATTCGCCAAGCTGAAGAGATTTTCCAACGTAACGGTATCCGTGAATGGGGCATTTACAACTCTGATAATGCTTCTACCAGAACAGGTGATGTCTCTTTGAGATAA
- a CDS encoding manganese catalase family protein: MFFHKKDPIHTVQVDKADPRFAQLLLEQFGGATGELSAALQYWVQSFHIELPGIKDMLQDIAIEEFGHLEMVGKLIEIHTKDVDQTEAYKSTLFAVKGMGPHFLDSQGSAWTATYLNEGGDVVRDLRANIAAEAGARQTYEALIKLATDDGTLKTLHHLLTREISHTQMFMKALDSLDKLTDPFFGNIQPDETVKLYYNLSSDGSGKDERGSWNSEPDFEYIADPLNHSSKSASK; this comes from the coding sequence ATGTTTTTCCACAAGAAAGATCCCATTCATACTGTACAAGTCGATAAGGCTGATCCTCGTTTTGCTCAACTCTTATTAGAGCAATTTGGCGGAGCAACAGGCGAGCTTTCCGCAGCTTTACAATACTGGGTACAGTCATTTCATATTGAGCTTCCAGGCATCAAAGATATGTTGCAAGACATCGCCATTGAAGAGTTTGGACACTTAGAAATGGTAGGAAAGCTGATTGAAATCCATACCAAAGATGTTGATCAAACGGAAGCCTATAAAAGCACTCTTTTTGCAGTGAAAGGCATGGGACCGCACTTTCTGGATAGTCAAGGTAGTGCTTGGACTGCCACCTACTTAAATGAAGGAGGCGATGTAGTGCGTGACCTCAGAGCCAACATTGCCGCAGAGGCAGGCGCTCGCCAAACCTACGAAGCTTTGATTAAACTCGCAACGGATGATGGAACTTTAAAAACATTACATCACCTGCTGACCAGAGAGATTTCTCATACGCAGATGTTCATGAAAGCTTTGGATTCTCTTGACAAGTTAACTGATCCTTTCTTTGGGAATATTCAGCCTGACGAAACTGTGAAGCTGTACTACAACCTGTCATCTGACGGTAGTGGTAAAGACGAAAGGGGATCTTGGAATTCAGAGCCTGACTTTGAGTACATTGCAGACCCACTAAATCACTCCTCTAAATCAGCTTCTAAGTAA
- a CDS encoding Zn-dependent hydrolase has product MIALLPKLAINCDRLDRSLTELAEIGKLPNGGVCRLAFSKEDIQARALVTSWMQEAGMSVRSDAVGNIIGTYAGTESKAALATGSHIDTVPVGGRYDGCLGVLAGIEVARVLQENQVRMCHPFEVIVFSDEENSVIGCKAIAGNAPIDPERYRRKDGTSIQDCLKNVSGDWEKLHTAKRDRHEIAAFIELHVEQGGVLEALDKQIGVVTGIVGQYRFMVTIIGRPNHAGTTPMHMRKDALVAASQLVLAINRLGVETKGEQVATVGHMTVSPNATNVVPARVDLSIDLRDLSEENLLYLIAQIEKECEAIARSTGTEINIEQKLHVLPTPAKPELMEAIANVCQELKLSYDYLPSRAGHDAQEIGRITDMAMIFVPSRDGISHSQDEYTSPEQCAQGANVLLHTLLAIDKLL; this is encoded by the coding sequence ATGATAGCGCTACTCCCCAAACTGGCGATCAATTGCGATCGCCTTGATCGCAGTCTTACTGAACTTGCCGAAATTGGCAAACTGCCCAATGGTGGGGTATGTCGGCTAGCTTTTTCAAAAGAAGACATTCAAGCCCGTGCATTAGTTACATCTTGGATGCAAGAAGCTGGTATGTCAGTGCGTAGTGATGCAGTTGGAAACATTATTGGTACTTATGCAGGAACAGAATCAAAAGCTGCTTTGGCGACAGGCTCTCACATCGATACCGTACCCGTTGGAGGACGCTACGACGGTTGCTTGGGCGTTTTGGCGGGAATCGAAGTGGCGCGAGTGTTACAGGAAAATCAGGTGCGGATGTGTCATCCCTTTGAGGTAATAGTTTTTTCTGACGAAGAAAATAGTGTGATTGGCTGTAAAGCGATCGCAGGCAATGCCCCCATCGATCCTGAACGATACCGTCGCAAAGATGGCACTTCAATTCAAGACTGCTTAAAAAATGTTAGTGGTGATTGGGAAAAGCTGCATACAGCCAAACGCGATCGTCACGAAATCGCCGCTTTTATCGAACTCCATGTGGAGCAAGGTGGTGTACTTGAAGCCTTAGATAAACAAATTGGTGTAGTCACAGGAATAGTCGGTCAATATCGCTTCATGGTGACAATTATCGGTCGCCCAAATCATGCAGGGACCACACCGATGCATATGCGAAAAGATGCTCTTGTAGCGGCTTCTCAACTCGTCCTCGCCATCAATCGTCTTGGTGTCGAAACAAAGGGTGAACAAGTAGCAACAGTAGGACATATGACAGTATCACCTAATGCTACTAATGTTGTGCCTGCGCGAGTGGATCTGAGTATCGATTTGCGTGACCTCTCCGAAGAAAATCTTCTCTATTTAATCGCACAAATTGAAAAAGAATGTGAAGCGATCGCCCGAAGCACAGGTACAGAAATCAACATTGAGCAGAAACTTCATGTGCTGCCAACTCCAGCCAAACCTGAATTAATGGAGGCGATCGCCAATGTATGTCAAGAACTCAAACTTAGTTATGACTATCTACCCAGCCGTGCAGGGCATGACGCACAAGAGATTGGTCGCATTACGGATATGGCGATGATTTTTGTGCCAAGTCGTGATGGTATTAGCCATTCTCAAGATGAATATACCTCTCCTGAACAATGCGCTCAGGGAGCGAATGTTTTATTACATACTCTTTTAGCGATCGATAAATTGCTGTAA
- a CDS encoding GlsB/YeaQ/YmgE family stress response membrane protein — MEFIWFILIGLVAGALAGQIVRGGGFGVLGDIIVGIVGALLGGFLFNTFGVSTGGGLIGSLIVATIGAVVLLYGIRLVKAS, encoded by the coding sequence ATGGAATTTATTTGGTTTATTTTGATCGGACTAGTGGCCGGAGCCTTAGCTGGTCAGATAGTTCGCGGCGGTGGCTTCGGTGTGCTGGGCGATATTATTGTTGGTATTGTCGGCGCATTATTAGGTGGTTTCCTATTTAACACCTTTGGGGTCTCTACAGGCGGCGGATTGATTGGAAGCTTGATCGTGGCAACTATTGGCGCAGTAGTTTTACTATATGGAATTCGCCTTGTTAAAGCTTCTTAG
- a CDS encoding hemerythrin domain-containing protein, which yields MSVTLEDNKRTAIAVKLADMKATQNLLIANEKSLISACPDREITNRLEGFLRDDQKNLGVIDTVIVQYGIKAEPNPSIQKEFEDLGKMMQDTDLTLFEKVAKHELLKHTQAMAGVLVHKAGQVVGADIAVAIAPLNAVNFENRGHEEQLKGIMESLSTMELTGKPSDSGLWSRVQDTIAALSGLAGSIITRNDSEINICDLIRLDHVKIYSLLSQIKATDDPDKLEEFFGQVYQDLCAHADAEEKVIYPIVRQYYNNIQKLYDEQAEMKQMLERIKAMDCDDTVAFKAAVELLATAVNDHVLEEEKELFPRIRSSFGDDQQKQLATDFKTAKSEIQDQRLVSASQ from the coding sequence ATGTCAGTAACACTCGAAGATAACAAACGTACAGCGATCGCTGTTAAATTGGCGGACATGAAAGCAACACAAAATTTGCTGATTGCCAATGAGAAAAGTTTAATCTCAGCTTGCCCAGATCGAGAAATCACTAACCGTTTAGAAGGATTTCTCAGAGATGATCAGAAGAATCTGGGTGTCATCGACACGGTGATTGTTCAGTATGGAATTAAAGCTGAGCCAAATCCATCAATTCAGAAAGAGTTTGAAGATCTTGGCAAGATGATGCAAGATACAGACCTCACTTTGTTTGAAAAGGTTGCCAAGCATGAGCTTCTCAAACACACTCAAGCAATGGCAGGAGTTCTTGTTCACAAGGCTGGGCAAGTCGTGGGAGCCGATATCGCCGTAGCGATCGCTCCTCTCAATGCGGTTAACTTTGAAAATCGTGGTCATGAGGAGCAACTCAAAGGGATTATGGAATCTCTCAGCACTATGGAGCTAACTGGCAAGCCTTCTGACAGTGGACTATGGTCAAGGGTACAGGATACGATCGCGGCTCTGAGTGGTCTTGCTGGCAGCATCATCACTCGTAATGATAGTGAGATAAATATTTGTGATCTGATTCGACTCGATCACGTCAAGATATACTCTCTGCTCTCTCAGATTAAAGCCACCGACGATCCTGACAAGCTAGAGGAATTTTTTGGTCAAGTCTACCAAGATTTGTGCGCCCACGCCGACGCTGAAGAGAAAGTTATCTATCCAATTGTTCGTCAATACTACAATAACATTCAGAAGTTGTATGACGAACAAGCGGAAATGAAGCAAATGCTTGAACGAATCAAAGCCATGGACTGTGACGATACGGTGGCTTTTAAAGCTGCGGTAGAGCTTCTAGCAACGGCTGTAAATGACCATGTGCTAGAAGAAGAGAAAGAACTATTTCCTCGTATTCGTAGTAGTTTTGGCGACGACCAACAGAAGCAACTCGCCACCGATTTTAAAACTGCTAAGAGTGAGATTCAAGATCAGCGACTAGTATCAGCTTCTCAATAG
- a CDS encoding ferritin-like domain-containing protein, whose translation MISEKMPSTSRRSLIKWGIYGIGGIAIGAMPQAIYAQSNSRGKMLTFNANDIGILNFALLLEELESVFYAAVVSSGKVTNSRELEYMKYLGAQETAHVKFLRNVLANQVLFTTEDLSFNSSSLNDILANRDRILNAAVTLEDLGVHAYNGAGTSMTNPTFLLAAGSIVSVEARHAAGVRALMNRPVTEPDSDRLISDANLNSTLNPFKGKAYDELYTPKQIVAIVSSLNILNNPIGGTLVS comes from the coding sequence ATGATTAGCGAGAAGATGCCTTCTACCTCTCGACGTTCCCTGATCAAATGGGGAATTTATGGAATAGGTGGTATAGCGATTGGAGCTATGCCTCAAGCCATCTATGCCCAGTCAAACAGTCGTGGCAAAATGCTCACCTTTAATGCTAATGATATTGGCATTCTTAACTTTGCTTTGCTATTAGAAGAACTAGAATCTGTCTTTTATGCAGCCGTAGTTAGTTCGGGTAAAGTTACCAATAGTCGAGAACTTGAATATATGAAATATTTGGGCGCTCAAGAAACTGCCCATGTAAAATTCCTTCGTAATGTTCTAGCTAATCAAGTTCTATTTACGACTGAAGATTTAAGTTTTAATTCCTCTAGCCTCAATGATATTCTCGCTAATCGCGATCGCATTTTGAATGCCGCAGTTACACTAGAAGATCTGGGTGTTCACGCCTATAACGGTGCTGGTACAAGTATGACTAATCCCACATTTCTCCTTGCAGCGGGTTCAATTGTTTCAGTTGAAGCGCGTCACGCCGCAGGAGTGAGGGCGCTCATGAACAGACCAGTGACAGAACCAGACAGCGATCGCTTAATTAGTGATGCAAACTTGAATTCAACCCTAAATCCATTTAAAGGTAAGGCTTACGACGAGCTATATACCCCTAAACAGATTGTGGCAATCGTGAGTTCGCTAAATATACTCAACAACCCTATTGGCGGGACTCTTGTTAGCTAG
- a CDS encoding chlorophyll a/b-binding protein, producing the protein MQTNTPQAEAAEVMQRNAWISGFTPQAELWNGRLAMIGFVSAIAIELFTHQGVLHFWGILSSGVVPGS; encoded by the coding sequence ATGCAAACTAATACACCACAAGCTGAAGCAGCAGAAGTTATGCAGCGCAATGCTTGGATTTCAGGATTTACACCACAAGCTGAACTCTGGAACGGTCGTCTTGCGATGATTGGATTTGTCTCAGCGATCGCGATCGAACTATTTACACATCAAGGTGTTCTCCATTTTTGGGGCATCCTTTCGTCAGGTGTAGTTCCAGGTTCGTAA
- a CDS encoding ferritin-like domain-containing protein, translating into MTTYSPNLRMKLKIIADSFKHIGSNALLPLKLCFAFIPFLFVFLFFRPSSSAYAQSTVLSPRQVVEYALTLEKLEADFYQRAAMATRNGGLASAPQIAKDAIASYGADENQHVVDLSAVLSSIGGNPEAITLPQNPNYSAILGRDPFANPADFLLAGQYVEDLGVAAYKGQVQNLLAAGDTAKPILAAALAIHSVEARHAAGIRFLRETLLGEDVRPWISTNASNREVIYNENREGSLIPFNLDAFDGYATSDEVLALVTPILNGTPPSNAQPVEEVAPTTTTEPTTTSEPSAPVRGLW; encoded by the coding sequence ATGACCACCTACTCCCCTAATTTGAGAATGAAGCTTAAAATTATTGCCGATAGTTTTAAGCATATTGGTAGTAACGCATTACTTCCTTTAAAGCTTTGTTTTGCTTTTATCCCTTTTCTATTTGTGTTCTTATTCTTTAGGCCCTCTTCATCAGCATATGCTCAGAGTACAGTTTTGAGTCCTAGACAAGTAGTAGAATATGCGCTTACTTTAGAGAAACTTGAAGCTGACTTTTACCAACGAGCCGCAATGGCAACAAGGAATGGCGGATTAGCATCAGCACCTCAAATTGCCAAGGATGCGATCGCCTCTTATGGTGCAGATGAGAATCAACACGTAGTCGATCTGTCCGCCGTCCTGAGTTCTATTGGCGGCAATCCTGAAGCAATTACCCTTCCACAGAATCCCAACTATAGTGCAATCTTAGGTCGTGATCCCTTTGCTAACCCTGCGGATTTCCTATTGGCAGGGCAATATGTCGAAGATTTGGGCGTAGCTGCATACAAAGGACAAGTACAGAACTTACTTGCCGCAGGTGATACTGCTAAACCGATTTTAGCGGCGGCTTTGGCAATTCATAGTGTAGAAGCTCGACATGCTGCGGGTATAAGATTCTTACGGGAGACTTTGCTAGGCGAGGATGTCCGTCCTTGGATATCTACCAATGCCAGCAACAGAGAAGTTATCTACAATGAGAATCGAGAAGGTTCTCTGATCCCCTTTAATCTTGATGCTTTTGATGGCTATGCAACTAGTGACGAAGTACTTGCCCTAGTTACACCAATCTTAAATGGAACTCCGCCATCTAATGCTCAACCTGTTGAAGAAGTGGCTCCAACCACAACTACTGAACCAACAACAACGAGTGAACCATCAGCGCCAGTTCGCGGCTTATGGTAA